taATCGCCAAgttttaagtttgagataaattattgtcttTATCGTTAGGCAGAATAAGTTAGCTCTAACGAAAAACAGGAAAAATCATCTTGTCGCATAAACTTAGGTCCAAAAATATGTCTTGTTAGATGCATCGCAACGTGTGGTGGCAAAACTGAAATAAATAACATGCTTATGTGGTATGGGGGTATATGAAAAGTTTTTGATCAGTAGGCTATGCTGTTCTAGCTCAATAGTAGAGCTTCCTAATACAAAACTTTTCGATGCAATAGTATTGAGATCAAACCCATCAAAATGTAAAATTGAAATACCagaattttaatagctatagttgaacAATCCAAACAACAAATACACACATgaccaactttgaaaaaaatatatatacatgtagaaatgttacaaaataattaataagtgTTTCACataataatgacaataataatgatgcaATATATTGTGAATTGTTTATTTGCTATATCAAATCATCTGGAGATTTTTGAAACTCACAAAGCTCTAGCTGCTCTAagtcatttttgaaaaattctGGTTGGTTGTTTGTGTAAAGGTTTGCTTTATTGATCATTTAATAAACTGGAgaatttttgcaaagttttatgCTGTTGAAGTTCCTGAactaaaaattgtatatatgagaaagtgcaacaagtttttaaattatttttgctgCCATGGTAGCTAAATAACTGGATACAATACTTTTTCATTGACACAAAAAAGTGGCTGAAAGAGTGCAAGAAAAAGCGCTAAATAATCATTCAATAAAGTTTTGAATGTAACAAGCTATCAAAAAACTTGTCAGCTTTAGTAACTGCACTAAATATTAGCAAATGGTGTTATTAAATATCATAGCATTTCTGTAAACCATGTTTGTAGGGGAAATGGAATAATTATGATTTTCTTACCACAAGTAAGCAACCTATTAACGGTGTTAACATTTTAACTCTATTATCGTAGGTTTTGCCGGCATTGCTTGTTTAATAAATTGTCaagattttataaatattttgcttaTTTCAAATATTCTAGCTATGAAATAAAGAGCTtttcaataaaatgaatatgGGTCAACTTTTTTAAACTTACAAAACTTTGtggaaataaattatactttgaCCTATTGCTAggacatacttttttattttatatctaatcATATCAAACAGAATAAAGTAATATCATAATAGCTAAATAGTTTCAATatactttaataaaaacaatatgatatatttaaatataatataatatactacaatttaacaaaattatatgtaatatgatgtatatacaTCAACATATTGTTGCTTgttatattactttatattaaatttattactttatttataatgtattatattacatattatatatatgaatgtagCAAAAAAAAGATGAGAGAGCTGAGAGTGACAGATGAAGGTGCGAAAAATAGCCGTACATGAAAACTGCCTATTTGCAGTGGCGGCCATGAGTAGAAAAAACTGTGAAAATAAGTTTATGCTTTAGGGACTAGTATAGGCTATCAGCTTTGCTGACTCCCATCGAGCCAACTAAACCTAGTTACTCTGCTGGTTGACAGCATGCGATATTTAATATGCGCTCATTATTAATAGTCACAGTTTGACATAGGAGTATGTCAAGTGTATTTACTGCCTTTTCTGGAAGAAGCCAAAACTTGTAGGCAATTTATATTACTAGCAACAATTCATGTAATTGTTATTGTATCTGCATACTATAAAATCTTATATATCCTGGCCTGCATAAGTGTCaaagaaaaaatttgaaatatttaacttttatttttttatatttcaaattGAATATTTAAGagaaaaagtaataataataataatttgatatctaattaataatataaaatttattgtttttgtgtgtttccTCTGAGTGTAATAATACTATAgctctatggttctatgtgtaatggttagcctctagACTTTGATTTCAATTTCTCCCAAAACAAATTTTGACCTCAGACTAAGTGGCCCTTCTgcccacaaaaatcagactgctGATATAAGgcaaaattgaaataacaaCTCAGTCAGTGAAGATGGGCGCTACTATAGTTATCCTTGCAATTTGTTATGACAATAACGCTGTTGCaatgatgagcccaagtatccaAGTTCACAACATGTATTTTGATATTGCAAGGCCTACTACTACTTGTGTGAAGGATTTTCCCTAATACCTACGTATTAATACACCTTCAAGAACTCACGGACTATAGTTTAAATGCCGTCAGATTAATATTAAccctaatatttaaataggcctagatagctacactaaactgtgatgaacagtgTTAGCGTAGCCACATAACCCTGAAAGGATGACTTACGTGTTATAATTGCCACTTCAATAACGTAGTCCTATGTAATTGAGACAACCAATTGACATAGGATAATCAACTTGACATAGTGATATGATGACTATGGAAAGTTGTACAAACTCAAACAATATCTGAGATAATCAGATATTGATAGACCAACGCTGTTCAGTGATAAGCCGTTACAGCCTAGAATAGCATAGCATGCGACTAAAATCTCTTATCCACAATCTAGATTGATAGATATAACAACAAGCTTAATTTCACAGGTTATAATTCCTTTTATTTACTAATTCAGACTAAGACATACCTTGAATATAGAATAAGGCTTAGCATATATTCAGATAACAGCAGGAAAAAGACTAAGTAAAAATAAGGTAACACATTATTTTATACCTTCTAAACATAAATGGTAGACCAATAAACTTAAAGTCTCTATTTACTTGGTCCAAACATTATCTTTTCATGTGTAGGCTATTTACTCTGTAGTTCCGGCGTCAGCAGAAATACCAAGCTGACCACCGTTCTTAGCAAACAACATGATTCATAATTTTGTAATTCAAGTCTACCGGTTGTTTGTCATGAAGAAGGCAAAATTCTCAGCCAAACAAAAACGGCCAACATATcgcagatattatatataaatccatTACACAGCCCCTTCCTTTAAATGACTTAATTAAAAAAAGGCATTTTAATTCGAGATAATATACAACAGTAagagtaacaataataataatgtgagTAAAAGATTAGTCAGTGGGTTAAAGTATCATTTGATGCTCTCTGGAGTCTTTCTTCTTTGACCCCAACTTTGGAGGCGAGACGACGCTAAATGGATTTCAGTTCTCTCAGTTCTTCGAGCATggtgataataatataataaagtataatgACATGagactaggtatatatatatatgtgtaactaACTACTTCCCAACACAAGATGGGCCTGTGAGACGATCACAGCCGTGGCAATGGAGACGATCCATCACTTATTTGCATAATCTACGAGATAATGTTTCAGTGAACGTCTCGGTCTTTCTTCTAACACCTCAGGCTGGGCAATCGCTTCTACTACATCTTCCGTGGAAGCTCCTTGCTCAGTGTACTGTCGCTCTTTTGGGTTTGGTATTAGCGGAGGAAAATCTTCTAAACTAAACAAAGGATTAGGTGCCTTTTTGAGTTTTCTAGCTCCTTTCATGTTAGGATGGCGCACAGGCTCCGGGATAAACAGAGCCTGACCCAATTCTTCCACACACTCCACAAACAGTTTTAGTCGATCTTCATTCTGAATAGATTCCTGACCATTCCGCTTCAGTTTGTAAGTGTGGTTGGGCCTCACCTCAGTGATTCGGAAAGGACCAACAAATTTAGGACACAGTTTCTCGCTCTGCcctctcttctttctttttcgtGTCATGCTAACCAAGTCACCGACTTCGTATAGTGGAGGTTCGTCAGAATCATCTGTTCGAATTTTGAGCTGCTGCTGCTGCCGCAGCTTGTCATGGGCCTCTTAAAATCGCTCCAGCAACTCTAGGGCATATTGTTGGGTGGTAAAATGTTCAGTATCTGTTACCCCATAAACGATTTGATCCGGAAGTCGCGTTTCTCTTCCAAACATAAGATAGTTTGCTGTCTTGCCAGTTGCAGAATGGGGCGAGGCACGGAACCCTCTCATAATTTGAGGCAACAGAATATCCCAGTCCTCTTGTTGTCTTCCCAACAGGAGACTGCGCAATGAGTCTCCGAGCGTCCGACTTATTCTCTTTACCATACTATTCCCTTGAGGGTGGTAAGGAGTGGTTTTACTTTTGGCTATCTTCCAGAGCCGACAAAGCTCTACCATTAAGGCGGATTGAAATTGTGCGCCTTGGTCGGAGTGTATTTGTTTTGGCAATCTCAAGTAACAGAAGATACGGCTATCAAGTGCTTCTGCTACTACCGGAGCAGTAGCGTCAGGCAGAGGTAGAGCATCTTGCCATTTTGTGAAATGGTTGGTTAAGACCAGAATCCATTGGTTCCCTCGTTCAGTTTGGAGGAATGGCCCTACTAAATCTACAGCCAATTTTTGTCAGGGTCGGCCGCTGTATAGCCATTGGCGGCTTCCGGACTGTGGAACTGTGCTGTGTTTTGCTAGTTGACAAGTTTCGCAAGTGCGAACGAGCTTGCGAATTTCCGACATCATGTCGAGCCAAAACCACTGCATGCAAACGCGACGAGCAGTCCGCATTATACCACTATGGGTCAGATGATGAGTCTCCCATGCAACTGTTTTACGCGCCGTTTTGGGACAAATAGTGCAATTATGCATCCGTCCATTTATTTTAACCTGGATCACCAGCCTCTCGTTTAGAATCTTCAGTGATGGTAACAAACTGTGTAATTTCCTTAACTTCTTACTACCGCATTCAAGCTTTTGCCGTGATATCTCTTGACCGTTTTCCACAGCATTTTAAATGTCTGCAACCTCACTTGGCTGCTGTTTTTGTAAACTCACAACTTTGTTATTCATAGACTGCGAGTCCACGACAGAAATGGTGGGAGACGATCCCGCCATTTCCATCAGGTTAGAGGGCGATGAGCCCTCCACCTTGTTGCTACTAAGCTCACTACGTCCAACTAAACCAATTTTACCTCTAGCGGGATAATGACATAGTATCGGAGATGATCCGGTGCTCCATTCCGTATGATCTGGTGGAAATAGAGATGATCTATTTTCATCCACCAGAAGTTCTGCGCCTATTTCCTCTTTTGTAGGTCCACCATCTCGGATCTCTATTTGTTTGCATTGTTTACAATCGAAACAAGTCATTCGACTTAGACCATCCACGTTTCCGTGGCGGATGCCTTTCCGGTGTTCGATCCGATACTGGAATTTTCCGAGAATTTCTAACCCCTGAGCCACCTGACACGAAGGCTCTTTTCTTCTAGCCAACTATATCAATGAGGCATGATCCGTTCTGACAAGGAACTGTCGACCATACAGATAAGGTCGGAAGTGTTTGACACATTTGATGACGGCAAGAAGTTCCCTTCGAGTTACGCAATAGTTTCGTTCAGAAGGGCTGAACGACTTGCTGTAATAAGAGATAACTCTTTCTTTGCCATTTTGGATCTGTGACAAGACTCCTCCTATACCTTCAGCACTAGCATCCGTATCAAGAATAAAAGGGAGGCTAGGATCTGGATACCCAAGAAATTCTGAAGTCACCAAACTCTGTTTCAAACTTTCAAATGATTTCAGACATTCTGGCGACCAACAAAACAAAGCAGATGTAGATGTTATCCGGTGCAAAGGGCTAGCAATAGCTGAGAAATTAGGAACATACTAGCGGTAATAACCTGCTGTTCCGAGGAAAGCTTTTAGTTCACGCACCCATTTTGGAATTGGCCAACTCTTCACATCTTCAATCTTCTCTGGGTTGGTGGCAACACCTTCCGCGCTAACAACATGGCCAAGGTATTTTACTTCAGCTTTGAAAAGTTTGCATTTACGTGGCTTTAACTTTAGACCTGCTGCATATAAGCGTTCAAACACAGCCGCTAATCTCTCAACATTTGAATCAATATCGCCACTAAACACAATAATATCGTTCAGATACAAGAGCAAGGTTTTCCAATGAAGACCTCTCATTACGCGCTCCATCAAGCGACTGAAACATGCAGGAGCAGAAGTGAGCCCAAATGGAAGTACTCTCCACTTCCAAAGTCCATCTCGAGTGACAAATGAGGATTTGTCCTGCGCATCTTCATCTAGAGGAAGTTGCCAGTAACCTGAGATTAAATCGAGGGTGCTGAATATTTTGCTCCCTGCTAAGGCATCCAGACTTTCGTCAATTCGAGGCAGAGGATGACAGTCTTGTTCGGTGACTGAATTTAACTGGCGGTAATCAATACAAAAACGCCAATTTCCATCTTTTCTTTTCACAAGGACAACTGGCGAACTCTAAGCACTATTATACGGGGTAATGAGCCCCTGCTCTGATAGTTCTTTTACCTGCCGCTCAACTTCCACTTCTTTTTCTGGTCCAAGCCGTCGAGCTTGCTGCTTGATTGGTCGAGTTCCTGGTTTAACAAGTATGGAATGTTCGACCAAATGTGTACGGCCAACATCAGTGTCCGACCTGCTGAAAACATCCTGAAACTCCTCTAGCAGCTTTCCAATATTACTTCTTTCTTCGTCAGTTGTGCAAAGCCTTATTGCTTCCAGATACACCGAGCGAATGTGCTCAGGCATAGAGTCTACAGAGAGATGATCTCCAGTTCGACTACTACTCTTATTTAACACATCAGTTATCTGGCGTATCTCTACCTTTCCCTCACTGGGAACCTCTACCGCATGGAACATCCCCACGCAACTACCTGCATTTATCACAATCAGTGCTCGTGTTATATTAATGCAGCGTATTGGGACTTGCAACTTCTCACCTACTTTTGCCAAACATGTTCCCAGCAACAACCCAGGAGCAGCCTTGGGATTCTCCTCCCATCTGTCAACTACTCCAACTTCGTTTGTCATTTTCCCACATAGTCTACCCTTCACCATCATTTCAGAATGGGATGGAATGATAACTTTGTGAACCACTTGAACTTTGCTCTGCAGTCGATCACCAAACCGATTAGTACACTTCAGCTCTCTGCCTTTCATTTTTAAACTCTGAAGTCTAAAATCCATGACACAAGCATTGTTTTCTAAAAATAGCATTCCTAGTATTGCACTTTCAGTGACAGGGCATACTAAGAATTCAGACACAAAAGCAATATCTCTGAGTCTTCCTGACAACTCGATTGTCCCTGAGATCTCCATCTGACTACCATCTGCGAGTCTTCCTTGAGACTCATATGGCATCAGCTGATCTCTAACTCCTTTAGATATTCTTTCAAACACATGCTGTGATATGATATTAGACGTACAACCAGAGTCTATCAGAAAATAAACAGGTCTGCCCGACACCTTCCCTGGGAGGAAGTAACTGGGGTTGATACGTGTAGGTTCAGTTACCTGGGATGAACGAGGTAACTCCTTATTGGGCCCATCTACCGCCAAAGACAAGAGACTATCATTGCCATTTTGGGGTGATGTCGATTTAGAAGCGTTGGTAGATTTCTGACTTTTTGACCTATCAGTATTGCCAGCGTCAGCAGGTCTTACTGCTGTGGACTCTCTCCATTTCCTGCCTTTGGCATTGGTGGTTTTAAGGCGGGACAGTTTTTTTTAGATGGGGACCCCCGCATCCATAGCATTGGAGAGGGATCCTCGGTCCGTTATTTGAGGTTTGCGCGAAAGATCTACCCGTATTGATGGGTTTCTGCTGTAGAAGTTGCTGTACAACCTTTGTGTTAGTTTCCATTTGCTGCAACATCTTCTCCATCACCAGTTCCATTGGTGACTTCTTTTCGACTGACACCTGGTCAACTTCTACAGAAGCAACGTGGTGTTTAGATTTTCTAGAGTTGTTTTCCACTTGGAAATACTCCTGGGCAGCTGTCACAGCATCAGCTACTGACTCTATTTGGAGCACTAACAGATGGCGCTGAAGCGCATTATGATTTAGTGCTCGAGTGAAAGAGTCGATAGCCAATGTGTTCTGAATTTCTTGGCCAGCTGCTGGGTAAGCAATATCTACAAACCGCTCTACTTCAGCTCCCAGCACATGTAACGATGAGTTACTCTCGTACCTTAGCTGTCCCAATTTGTCTCTAGCTTGTCTTGGACCAATTCCAAAGCGAGCCCGCAGACCTTGAAAGATGATATCAAGCGTCTCTCCGCGGTTGCATGCCGCAGCCGCCACTTCCAAAGTGCACTTTAGATGTAACAAGGAGGCTCCCTTCTCCCATTGATTAGCAGCACTGATGTCAACAAACTGCTGCAAGTATAATTCAACATCTCCACTACCATCATACTTGGGCAGCTTGAACGTTGTTCTCCTATTTAAATTTACGTTAGCTAAAACCTGAGCTAATTGGTCTATATTTGCGCCTCCTGCTATCATTGTTTCAGGTGATGCTTGATGACACCGACGCGGGGGCATTATAAACTATATAGAATCCCACCACTGCCACCAGAGTGAAGGATTTTCCCTAATACCTACGTATTAATACACCTTCAAGAACTCTCGGGCTATAGTTTAAATGCCGTCAGATTAATATTAAccctaatatttaaataggcctagatagctacactaaactgtgatgaacagtgTTAGCGTAGCCACATAACCCTGAAAGGATGACTTTCGTGTTATAATTGCCACTTCAATAACGTAGTCCTATGTAATTGAGACAATCAATTGACATAGGATAATCAACTTGACATAGTGATATGATGACTATGGAAAGTTGTACAAACTCAAACAATATCTGAGATAATCAGATATTGATAGACCAACGCTGTTCGGTGATAAGCCGTTACAGCCTAGAATAGCATAGCATGCGAATAAAATCTCTTATCCACAATCTAGATTGATAGATATAACAACAAGCTTAATTTCACAGGTTATAATTCCTTTTATTTACTGATTCAGACTAACACATACCTTGAATATAAAATAAGGCTTAGCATATTTTCAGATAACAGCAGGAAAAAGACAGTAAAAATAAGGTAACACATTATTTTATACCTTCTAAACATAAATGGTAGGCCAATAAACTTAAAGTCTCTATTTACTTGGTCCAATCATTATCTTTTCACGTGTAGGCTATTTACTCTGTAGTTCCGGCGTCAGCAGAAATACCAAGCTGACCACCGTTCTTAGCAAACAACATGATTCATAATTTTGTAATTCAAGTCTACCGGTTGTTTGTCATGAAGAAGGCAAAATTCTCAGCCAAACAAAAATGGCCAACATATcgcagatattatatataaattcatTACACTTGTAGGCAATTATTGTAATAGATAACAAGAATGCACCAGTGGTTCGTTTTCAAGTTTCTGTAACTCTATTTTCTTTTAGAAGaacaaaaataacagtaatgctGTCAATACTTCATAGCCAAAGCAAAAATAGCAATACGCTCGTATAATTAGCCCTATTAGTTATGACCTTTCTATGTTGAATAGTTACGTGTCTGCAAAGTGTGTAGTGAAGAGGCATGTAATGATGGCTCCTTCTGCTGGCAGGGGGCTGAACGAATTCTATTTTCTCAGGGCTTTGTAGTTTCCTGGCTCTTTCGGTAGAATGTATCTGCTGTATGTTTCCTCCTCAATGGGATGATCCTCAGCAGGCTGTCTGCTACAGGCTCCTATAGCTTATATTAGCCTCTCTCTGCGCCCTCTTTTGCTGCTTGGCTCGCTGCCAAGCTACTGTCTGTGGCTCGCTGCCAGATATGCTCTGCCtttctctggctcgctgccagttcCCCCAAGGATTTGGCTTGCTTCTAGCTCCTCCTTATATACTCATTCTCTGGTTATTGACAAGTGTCATTGGCTGCCTGAGTTCATTATTGTGTATCGTACAACATACCTGTAATGTCTATTTTAGTGATTTCGGTATCAACCAGCATTCCTTTCTGACAGCTGATATCTGGCGTCATCTTTTTTGAGATTCCATGACCATGCTAGAAATCCCAATAAGCTAACAAGTCAATAAGCTAAAAGACTATGCCGATAAATTCTACAAGAGTTGCCATAATATGAAAACCATTAATAGCTGATTCGTACAAAACGAATTGTGTTATAATACTTACCCTGAGACAGCTAAAGGTATAGTTATCTATCTAACATAAGGCAAAAGCGATATTCCTATTTAATGTGATGCATTCTATAgtcattatataactttttcCGTTTTCCATAATATTAAAATTCATGCgaaatcatattattattcCACAAAGTCATCttatctataataaatgatgttatgaactatatatataaaagtgttgtaaatactcGATCGGGTGATGGTTTGATGTATATGTGTCCTTGCTTGCGCTTGTTGTCACTCTGCAAAATAATATTGGACAGCTATTGTGATATTTTCTTCTCCTTCGTATGTAGTGGTGATAATTATAATTGATTAGTAGATGGTCACACATCTCCTTCATGCGTAATGGTGATAATCATATTTGGAGAGGGGGTACATCTATCGTGCTTGTTAATGTCTCTCATCAGCTGTAATGGTTAAATGGCTCATATGCTTGGTATTTTCATCAGTACATCATTTACTACGCCGTTTGTGGCAGCGGGTAACAGTGCTTCAAAGCTACTATTATGCTGTGACTGTAATGCTCCGTTGCTTCTAATACTGATGCATTCCTAGCCCCGTGGTTTCTCACGCTGACCTGTCAGCGTTTTAATCAATGATGAATTCCTAGCTGTCATATCTAATGCTTTGGCCACTTATCTCTGTAGTTTCTCAGGCTGACCTACATTCCGATCTCTGCTGACTCTTACGTTGACTCTCAAGCTGGCCTGTCAGTGCTTCCAACACTGATGCATTCTTAGCCTTGTAGTTTTTCTCGCtcttattttagcattgcaatTCTTGTATGCTAACCTTAGTGCGGTTGCTGTTTTTTCTTACGCTGTTTGATGCAGATACCAACTTTCTTTGTTTCAAACCCTGGCATAAGCTTATATAAACCATGGTACAATACTTTTGATAAGTGCTTTTATCTTGTGCAGTATAATATAATGGGcctatagtatagtatatttGCTATAAACGATATTTATCTGAACCAGTTAGACcagttttttaaatgatttcCAATGTTCACCAAAGCAAGCCATAATTTATTTGACACTAGCAGCACGATCATCACATCCTATATCTTGAGCTTTACATataattatgaaaaatattttaatataaatgtttaatatgcaaatatataatatattgtatacaataatatatattacatggtaaatataattacataatatggTAATGTGTAGATTTGATATGCTTAAATATACAGTTCAAAAAAGATTAGTTatatttggaattttttagctcATATCAGTATCTTTTATACTTCAAACCTATAATATTTATGAAGTAGCAAATGGCATAAACCATGTAATATATAATCCACAATTTATAAACCAAACCCTATGCCTTTTGGCTAAGCTGTACACCATAAAATCTACACCCTACAATCTATGCACTATTGCCTATCGTGTATGacatgtgatatatatatatacacacacatatatatatatatatatatatatatatatatatatgtatatatatacatatgtatagttcatGATTTGACATCTATGCTAGTAACCTAGCAGTCTAGTGTATTGAGAGAGATTGTTAAGTGTACCAATAATGCACTGACAATAAGGAGCTGTTCAATTATTTTGGTAGCGGAGCGTTGTTTTGCCAAGCCGATTGATGTTGGGCTAACATCTTGTTGAAAGTAATCTCTTTTCTGCCTCTAAGCATAACTTCAAGCAAAAGAACAATTGGGAAAGGCTCCTAATATAATAAAACTCAACTAAACATCATTTTATAATTACAGTAACACCCTTTGGTGTTTATTATTCTTAAAAGATATTCAAGAACCACAATCAGAAATTATTGCAAATTCTCTAAACTTATAGACTGTATAGAACAACAGCTAAAGAAAGGTAAGAAGTCTTTAAATGTGATgacaacagaaaatttatttgatgtCCATGAAATAgaatatttcaaaaaaaaatttttttattttatatacatatgcataatTGAACCACGTAAAAACTTTTAGCGGTTGATAAAAACAATGAACTGGTGTTGTTAGAGAGGTCAGTGGCTCCGTTCTGTTAGACTGGCTGACCGCTGACTACTATTTTTGCTGCCGCGGCGTGTTTTGGCTGATACACTTTTCTTTGGCTCATCAAGATTGAATGAAGGATCAGAAACTCCGGAAGATGTTTTAATTGCATTTGAGTTGCTTGTTCTCATGTTCATTTTCCTCCGCTCTATACTTTGGCCAGATTTGGGTCGATCTGTACGCTGCAAGGTTGAGTCATTGCTTAGTTTCTGGCTGACACTTTCTCCACCTCTCGTGCTACTGCTGTTCTTTTCAACTTTTACCTTAGGCTTTCTTTTGTCTTTGCTGCTTTTCACTTTTTGCGGCTTCTCTTCTTTGTTCGTgggtttgttgttttttttggctggatgtaaaatgttttttgtttcaaaGTCATCGTTTTCCTTGGCTAGACTCTCGTTGGTTATGTGTTTTGAAACTGGTTTAGACTCGCCTTTTCGAC
The sequence above is drawn from the Watersipora subatra chromosome 5, tzWatSuba1.1, whole genome shotgun sequence genome and encodes:
- the LOC137397352 gene encoding uncharacterized protein — protein: MPPRRCHQASPETMIAGGANIDQLAQVLANVNLNRRTTFKLPKYDGSGDVELYLQQFVDISAANQWEKGASLLHLKCTLEVAAAACNRGETLDIIFQGLRARFGIGPRQARDKLGQLRYESNSSLHVLGAEVERFVDIAYPAAGQEIQNTLAIDSFTRALNHNALQRHLLVLQIESVADAVTAAQEYFQVENNSRKSKHHVASVEVDQVSVEKKSPMELVMEKMLQQMETNTKVVQQLLQQKPINTGRKWRESTAVRPADAGNTDRSKSQKSTNASKSTSPQNGNDSLLSLAVDGPNKELPRSSQVTEPTRINPSYFLPGKVSGRPVYFLIDSGCTSNIISQHVFERISKGVRDQLMPYESQGRLADGSQMEISGTIELSGRLRDIAFVSEFLVCPVTESAILGMLFLENNACVMDFRLQSLKMKGRELKCTNRFGDRLQSKVQVVHKVIIPSHSEMMVKGRLCGKMTNEVGVVDRWEENPKAAPGLLLGTCLAKVGEKLQVPIRCINITRALIVINAGSCVGMFHAVEVPSEGKVEIRQITDVLNKSSSRTGDHLSVDSMPEHIRSVYLEAIRLCTTDEERSNIGKLLEEFQDVFSRSDTDVGRTHLVEHSILVKPGTRPIKQQARRLGPEKEVEVERQLNSVTEQDCHPLPRIDESLDALAGSKIFSTLDLISGYWQLPLDEDAQDKSSFVTRDGLWKWRVLPFGLTSAPACFSRLMERVMRGLHWKTLLLYLNDIIVFSGDIDSNVERLAAVFERLYAAGLKLKPRKCKLFKAEVKYLGHVVSAEGVATNPEKIEDVKSWPIPKWVRELKAFLGTAECLKSFESLKQSLVTSEFLGYPDPSLPFILDTDASAEGIGGVLSQIQNGKERVISYYSKSFSPSERNYCVTRRELLAVIKCVKHFRPYLYGRQFLVRTDHASLI